In Oncorhynchus keta strain PuntledgeMale-10-30-2019 chromosome 36, Oket_V2, whole genome shotgun sequence, the DNA window AGTCAGAATTACACCTCCAAACTCGCAGAGCCAGGGCTGAACAAAGCACACCCCAATCAgcttagaaagagagagatgggagagagtaGGAAGGGAAGGGGATGCTCCTtgataatgcactactttagtagCAGGCCTGTCAATCAAGTCATTCCCAAATGTTAATTCTCTTCAGGCTTCACAATGCTTAAATCATGTGTACGTGCCCCTCTGTAGGACTGGGCAGATTACAGTCCCAAGATGCCATATAACttattttgtatataatgtttctgccaccatttcttatgaccgaaaagatcTTCTAcatatcaggacagtgattactcacctcgtactgtaagattatttttttttaaagagtcggacacaaaggatttacttcagacacccaacaaggccctcatccccatCATACGAAGGAGAAAGAGACCGAGATATTGGGGAGGTAGgttggggtgccttgtaaggatccgtcgGCGAGTGAGTAATCtgcctttaccatcagtcctattagccaacgtacaataattgaataacaaaaTAGAAGTACGATCAAATGTGTTCAACAATGAaatactgtaatatcttatgtttcaccgagtcgtggctgaacgacaacatgaataacatacagctggtgggttttacactgcatcggcaagatagaacagccgcctccggtaagacaaggggcacGAAATCTAATagtaaggaagtcttgaggttttgtcttgaggttttgctcgccCGAGGTAGAGTATTGCTCGCCCAAGGTAGAGTATTGTATTAgtattctcaactaacatcaaggcggtggcccgttcctgtaggttcatgctctacaacatccgcagagtacgaccctgcctcacacaggaagcggcgcaggtcctaatccaggcacttgtcatctcccgtctggattactgcaactcgctgttggctgggctccctgcctgtgccattaaacccctacaactcatccagaacgccgcagcccgtctggtgttcaaccttcccaagttctctcacgtcaccccgctcctccgctctctccactggcttccagttgaagctcgcatccgctacaagaccatggtgcttgcctacggagctgtgaggggaacggcacctcagtacctccaggctctgatcaggccctacacccaaacaagggcactgcgttcatccacctctggcctgctcgcctccctaccactgaggaagtacagttcccgctcagcccagtcaaaactgttcgctgctctggcccccaatggtggaacaaactccctcacgacgccaggacagcagagtcaatcaccaccttccggagacacctgaaaccccacctctttaaggaatacctaggataggataaagtaatccttctcaccccccccccccttaaaagatttagatgcactattgtaaagtggctgttccactggatgtcataaggtgaatgcaccaatttgtaagtcgctctggataagagcgtctgctaaatgacttaaatgtaaatgtaatgtaaatgagtatCTCAAGATGAGCTATTACCCCACTATTTATCAGGAGAGTTTatctatattctttgtagctgtctatttacaaCCATAAACCGATGCTGGCCCTAAGACCGCACtaaatgagctgtatacggccataagcaaacatgAAGCAAACATTCACTGCACACAAGCAGCGAGTCCCCCGGGTTGTGCCgctgctccaatttcaactgttctgcctgcggctgtggatccctgacttgttcactggacgtgctacctgtcccagacctgctgttttcaactctctagagacagcaggggcGGTAGAGATACaacttaatgatcggctatgaaaagccaacggacatttactcctgaggtgctgacctgttgcaccctcgacaactactgtgattattattatttgaccatgctggtaatttatgaacatttgaacatcttggccatgttctgttatctccacccggcacagccagaagaggactggccacccctcatagcctggttcctctctaggtttcttcctaagttttggcctttctagggagtttttcctagccaccgtgcttctacacctgcattgcttgctgtttggggttttaggctgggtttcttgaacagcactttgagatatcagctgatgtaagaagggctatataaatacatttgatttgatgaaaacgctcatccagaggtggcgctcctagtgtcCGGGGATttcaatgcagggaaacttaaatccgttttacctcatttctaccagcatgttaaatgtgcaaccagaggggaacaaaaaactgtagaccacctttactccacacagagagacacatacaagGCTGTCCTTCGccctccatttgacaaatctgaccataattctatcctcctcattcctgcttacaagcaaaaactaaagttggaagtaccagtgactcggtcaataaagaaCTGGTCAGAttacgcagatgctaagctacaagactgttttgcctgcacagactggaacatgttctgggattcttccgatggcattgaaaAGTACACCGCATCAGTCAtaaataagtgcatcaatgacgtcatccccacagtgattgTACAttcataccccaaccagaagccatggattacaggcaagaTCCGCACTGAACTAAAGGGTAGAggtgccgctttcaaggagcaggactctaacccggaagatgataggaaatcctgctatgccctctgacgaaccatcaaacaggtaaagtgtcaatacaggactaatattgaatcgtactacaccggctccgacactcgtcggatgtggcagggcttgcaaactattacagactactaAGGGAAGGACAGCCGTGAGCTTCCCAATAAtatgagcctaccagatgagctaaattacttctaagctcgctttgaggcaagcaacactgaagcatgcatgagagcatcagctgttccagatgactgtgtgatcacactctccgtagcccatgtgagtaagacctttaaacaggtcaacattcacaaggctgcagggccagacggatcaCCAGGACTTGTACtctgagcatgtgctgaccaactggcaagtgtcttcactgacattttcaacctctccttaactgagtctgtaataccaatatatttcaagcagaccaccatagtccctgttcccaagaacaccaaggtaacctgcctaaatgactaccaacctgtagcactcacatctgtagctatgaagtgctttgaaaggctggtcatggctcacaacaacaccattatcccagaaaccctagacccactccaatttgcatacttccccaacagatccacaaatgttgcaatctctattgcactccacaaagCCCTTTCCCAcccggacaaaaggaacacctatgtgagaatgctattcattgactccATATCAGCGTTCAACCCCATAGTGCTCtctaagctcatcactaagctaaggaccctgggactaaacacctctctctgcaactggatcctggacttgctgatgggccgcccccaggtggtaaggataggtaacAACCCATCCGCcgtgctgatcctcaacacgggggcccctcaggggtactcagtcccctcctgtactcctggtttactcacgactgcatggccaggcatgactccaacactatcatgaagttatccgatgacacaacagtggtagtcctgatcaccgacaatgatgagacagcctatagggaggaggtcagagacctggccgtgtcgtgccaggataacaacctctccctcaactaaacttgatcaagacaaaggagatgattgtggactacaggaaaaggatgaCCAAGCAGGCcctcattctcatcgacagggctgtagtggagcaggttgagagcttcaagttccttggtgtccccaTAACCAATAAATtgacatggtccaagcacaccaagactgtcatgaagagggcacgacaaaacctactccccctcagaagacttaaaagatttagcatgggtcctcagatcctcaagaagttctacagctgcaccatcgaaagcatcctgactggttgcatcactacctggtatggcaactgctcagcctccgaccgcaaggcactacagagggtaatgcatacgacccagtacatcactggggccaagctccatgccatccaggacctctacaccagttggtgtcagaggaaggccctaaaaattgtcaaagactctagccaccatagtcatagaatgttctctctgctaccgcaccgaaagcttctacccccaagccataagactccagaacagctagtcaaatggctagccagactatttgcattgtcccccccctcttttacttcctgtttactatctatgcatagtcactttaactctacctacatgtacatattacctcaattacctcgactaccctgtgcccccgcacattgactctgtaaaggtaacccctgtatatagcctcgctactgttatttttttttttacttctctATTTTTAACTTCACACTTATTTTTcctaactgcattgttggttaagggcttgtacgtaagcatttctacacctgttgtatttggcacgtgacaaagaaaaatgtgatttgatttgatatggcaCAAGAGAGAGACAATGGCATGCCAACCTTTCATCACACATCCACAGACAACTTAATTTGCTCAATTATTAATCAAAAACTTCTGCCTGACAACTGTGATCTTTGGGGACTGTGGTTCCCCATTTGTATTTTGTGGGACTGACCTTGTAAGATCAAAGCTCGTTCTTTTAAGAAATATCAAAGGATAATGGTAGAACGTTCCCCCTTGACCTTGCTGTGACCTGTGTATGATATACTTTGAACCTGTCTATGGTATAAATCTGCTTTACTGTACAGAAGTCATCCATTGTAGGAATCCTCCTATGTCTCTCTGACACTATTGTGTAACTTCCACACAGACCCCATTGCTTAAGGTCAGTTGACTTTTCCAACTGTCCTACATCTGAGGTATGTTGATGCCAGGATCTGCCTGCTAGCTGTCCTTATTTATATTTATTCACATCCCCTGCTCTTTTATAAATACAGTGACCTATTTACAGGACAGATCTAAAGTGGAGCAGCCAGTCAGATGGACCGGCAGAATTCATGGACCCACCGGGTGACCAAAATCTCCCTGACCAATACAGTATACTATACAGGACAGTCAACCAAGTACGTACATGTGTtccgtttttgttttgttttaccaAATCAAAAATGTTATGTAAACAGCATGTTATTTAAGTTTTTAGATACTATTTTTGTGATTTTCCTTGGTTTTGAAAAACGTACCCCACCACAGTGATAGACATCCTCAGGCTCCTTTGGCAACATGAGGGCATGCAGAAAACAAGAATAAATGCCCATATATCAGAGAGAATACTATTTATTTTGGTTGTCATAGAAGCCATCAGTCCTGAGAAACCAACAGTATCACCACAATGGGAACGAGACTTTGTAACATCCATTTACATCAAAAATATAGATTTGGAATAAAAAATAAGGAAAAATGTGTTATTTAATGCCTTTCATTGACCAAATTCATTGTGGCTTTGTGTAAATCTAAATCTACAGCGCactcggaaagttttcagacacCTTAACTTTTTCCAAATTTCGTTAAGTTACagcaataatgacaaagtgaaaaaaaagttttttaaatttgtgcaaatgtatttaaaaaataaatgaaaactgAAATTActtatacactaccggtcaaaagttttagaacacctactcatccaagggtttttctttatttgtactattttctacattgtagaaaaatactgaagacatcaaaactatgaaataacacatatgaaataatgtagaaaccaaaaaagtgttaaacaaatctaaatatattttatatttgagattttttgaatagccaccctttgccttgatgacagctttgaacactcttggcattctctcaacaagcttcacctggaatgattttccaaaagtcttgaaggagttcccacatatgctgagcacttgttggcaatATGAGGGCGGGAGAACCTTTCAAAAGGACAACcatgtctgcagcactccacGAGACGGAAGcacctcctcagtaaaaggcacatgcctgcccaaaggactctcagaccatgagaaacaagattctctagtttgatgaaaccaagattgaactctttgacctgaatgttAAGGGTTATGTCTTGAGGAAACCttccaccatccctacggtgaagcacagtggtggcagcatcatgctttggggatgtttttcagcggcagggactgggagaccagtcaggatcgagggaaagatgaacggagcaaagtacagagagatccttgatgaaaacctgctcaagagtGCTCAGGACCACAGACTGAGGCAAAGtttcaggacaatgaccctaagcacacagccaagacaacgcaggagttgctTCGGACCAGTTTctggatgtccttgagtggcccagccagagcccggacttgaacccgatttaacatctctggagatagctgtgcagtgacgctccccatccaacctgacagagtttgagaggatctggagagaagaatgggaaaaactccccaaatacaagtgtacCAAGtgtatagcgtcatacccaagaagactcaaggctctaatcactgccaaaggtgcttcaacaaagtactgagtatagggactgaatacttatgtaaatgttttttttttatttaatacatttgcataaCAAAATggctttgacattatggtgtactgtgtgtagattgatgagtaaaatgTTGTTTTTATAAATAGGCTGTAgtgtaacaaattgtggaaaaagtcaacgggtctgaatactctgtatatctctctttaAATGAGCAGAGAGAAATCAAGAACCCctgataataatatatatttgttttgtttaacctttatttaactaggcaagtcagttaagaacaaattcttatttacaatgacggactaccccggccaaaccctaaaccggacgacgctgggccaatttttACGCCGCTcgacgggactcccaatcatgtccgtttgtgatacagcctggaatcaaaccagggtctgtagcgacgcctcgagcactgagatgcagtgccttagaccgctgcgccactcaggataaTAAGAATAATACATTGTTTAACGCATATCCCATTCTCAATGTGCAGAATATCTTTTGGTAATTGCAAGAAAAACTGGTACCTCCCTGCGGATCGAGGAGCTGATGCATTTTTAAAGCAGCCAGCCAGCATGGACAGTTCTACATTCTATATTTCACGTCATTTATTCATACACCATACATTATTTAAGGACAGGCTAACacccaaaaacaaacaaaaaagaacTGTCAGCTGAGTTTTCCTCAAAGGCTTTCATCCGAGGACTAACAATTGATGATGCCTCTCAGCTCTGTGTCAGTTGAGTGAGACTTGCCACAACCTGGCAGAGAACTGGTGGGCATTTTTCCTCCTGAAAACTGCCAAATTGTATTTCCATTCATATTGCAGAATTCAGAGAATTCATAAGCAACAGGCCAGGATTAACTCAGATCAGCAGTAAACCATGTTAGCCAACAAACACATAATTTATCATTGCTTTTGTTTAGGCGGTGTCAGCGGTGTCATtgcgttagagctgtcaaatcggtAATTGGCTGCTCTTGTGGTAATTGTCATGAAACCACACCTGTCCTTAAATCCAACCCGTTAGATGTTCAGAATGAGAAAGTGTAGGCTACATAGAAATAACAATACCAATAACAGGGATTTATAGAAGCCTGACCGAGGTGTAGATTATATTACACattcctgtcacgttctgacctttatttcctttgttttgtcattatttagtatggtcagggtgtgagttggggtgggcagtctatgtttgtttttctatgatttgggtatttctatgtttcggcctagtatggttctcaatcagaggcaggtgtcattagttgtctctgattgagaatcaatcactgtgtgtttgtgggtgattgttcctgtctctgtatttgcacaagataggactgttttgggtttccacgtttttgtattcagttgttcatgtgtacatttacatattaaaagaaccatggacacttaccacgccgcatattggtcctctgatccttttcacctctcctcttcggaagaggaggaggaaatcccttacaaTTCCAGTCTTCAAATTTTGTAATGTAGCTGCATGGGATTTCTACTAATGCAATTCAGTGCATCCAATGGCATGTCCGCGATAGGTAATGCCAGGAGCAGCTTGTGGATAtgacagctctaacacagttacacctccgacaccaccgaaacaaaagccATCACAAACTATGTTACTGTTGATCTGATTGTATCCTGGCCTTATTCACAGTACACCTGGGAATGGTTGTCTAAAACCTTGGACAACAATAATAACAGCAATATCACAGTTCCATACGGTGTAAGCCTTCAATGTAATTAACAACTCAGAGAATGTCATAAGTAGCCATGCGTTCAGGGGGGAAAGAGTGAGATACCTGTTTGTTCATGAAGACGTAGATGACTGGGTTGTAGACTGCGGCCGTCTTGGAGAAGAAAGCGGGCGCGGCAGCCAGTCTGGGGTCCAGGTAGATGGTGGGACAGGCTGTGACAATGATGGAGAAGGCTGCGTAGGGTGTCCAGCCCACCAGGTAAGCGAcgatcatcaccaccaccatgcGGCTCACCTGGCGCTCCGGTTTCTTGGCATTACCCAGCCTGCCATGGGACACCTGAGGATTGACGTGACCACAAACAGCTTAGGTTATTGAGCTATGAAGTCTGTCATGTAAGTTTATTTAAAGGACATGATGACAAGACAATTACAAAACATATTCCCAAGCATGTGCTTGCTAGTCAACCAAGGACTACTTTGGTGCAGTTGCATCCTCTGCCATTAGTGCCAGTATTCTATACATGGATACTGGCCTTCCTCAGCTTCTGTAGGAGCTTCCCATAGCAGTAGATGATCACCCCCAAGGGCATTATGAAGCAGGTCACAAAGAAGGTGATGATGTAGGTGTGATTCCAAATGTTGTTGGAATACCTGAGGTCAGAGGAAAGCAGATCATAAACATTTGAATTACATTTCCACCATTTTCTACATGGCCCAGTCATATTATGACAATGTTAACTATTCCTTTAAAGGGGATATCTGTAGTTCACACAACCATTTTTGCCATGCCCAAATGCCACTGCAATTCGAAAATCCCAATGCTATTCAAGAATGACCCGTGTGTACCTAACTGCGTGTATGATACAAACAGGAGGTTGATGTTGCTGTACATCCACAGTATGTTTACTATAGGATGTgtgccctctgctctctctgttgccTCTCACCAATTGGGCTCGCAGGTGGTGCCGATCTTACTGACGGTGTAGCTGCACCAGCCGAACACAGGAGGGATAGTCCAGATGAAGGAGAAGGTCCAGACGAACAGCAGGCCCAGCGCTGCATGCTTCCCCCTCAGACGGACATTCCCCAGAGGCCGGCAGATCACAAAGTAGCGCTCGAAGGACAGGACCGCCAGGGACCACATAGCCACAATCCCTGAAAGAAGGGTATTATGAAGGGTAAATACTGtttcaaatatgttttattgtggaACATAGAGTCAAATGTACACGTTTATAAACAGGATTGAGGGCTCCCTTTGAAATATAGAAGCTAACAGTGAAATGCATGGAAAATTAAAGAAAAGGGGCTAACTAGAACCCTAAAAGGATTTTAGGCTGTTCCTGTAGGATAACCCTGTCTGATTCCAGATAGAGCACTTTTTCGTTCCAGGAAGAACCCTCAAATAACCCTTCAGTGTTAAGGTTCTAGCGGGAACCAAAAGGGTTCAGTTCTACCACAGGGACAGCGGAAGAACACTTTATGGTTCTAGGTAGCTCCTTTTTCAAAGAGTGCATGTACATGATATTCACATAGCATTGTGACAATGTCAGAGAATAGGCAGAGCACTATGATTCCAACCACAATAGGATTTTGAGTTACAGTCTCAGCAAGAGTTATGCAAATGTTACAACACTTAGGGTATAGCTACAGCAATTTGCAGGATATATATAATCCATATAAGAGGTACATATTGAGGTACACTTACCTCAAATAGACTAATGATGCAGTAAAGGTACATTAGGCTGCCTCCTTAATAGAGTGAAAAATCTGTACTTAATTACAGTATAATTCACTCTCAAAGGTTTGCTTATGTACTACAGTCTCTGGGGCAAGACTACAGTCTCAGAATTGTTGTTGTAGAATAGCATATAAAGGACCCAAATAAGTGCTATTTGGGTCACACGTGAAATAAGGAGCAGGCCCTATTCCTTTTGTGTAATTATGAAAACTGCTCAACTCCATTGCTATACTAATAATATGCTAATGTTAATGCAATGCTGTTACTAGTGTAATGACAGTGATATTACACAGGTATACTTATTATAAAGTATTGCCCTACTGCCTTTTGTTTCAAATAATTGTCTGAGAATGCTACAAAGGTATCTACAATCACTTTGATTTATTAGAAAATTGGATACAACTATGTTAATAATTCATACAGCTGTGTGCATTTACGGAACCTTCTTTGACCCCAAAAATGTCCAGCTGGGATCTTCTCAATGAGGATCACAattgtttttaactatgactgaCAACTAACTATTTATCCTGTTGGATCAGAGCAGCAACTTGTGTATAGTCTATCTCGATTCTATTCCATCACGATCAACTAATACACACTAATCCCCAAAGACATATGAAACTGGGCAGGCAGCATGTTCTCTGAAGTTTAAATACTCGGGCCAGCAGGGAAATAACCCACTACTGCGTTTGTGACATACTCTCTCCAGGGGCCTCACCTCTCTCAGCATGTCTTACATACAAACCAGCTCAAAAACAAATGGATTAAGGCGTCATACTAAACAGATTACTGCCTTCTGATGTAATGAgtagctactgtagctactgtagcCTACTTTCCCAGCAACAAAGTGTTTTCACTGTTGACTATAAGGCTATGTTGTGCAACAAAAAAAGCGTGTGTTTCCTAAATTGGATAATGTTGTCACACGATCCACATCGGTTTGTCATTTTGGCAGAAGTTTTAGGTACATTTTTCACCGTAACACAATGCTTTAAAAGAACTGCGAAATGCACTGCAAATGATGGATACCTTCTTTTCGgctgtctttaaaaaaaactgtCTAAGAAACCAATCTAACAAATAAACAGTCAATCAAGTCTTTGAATTTCAAATGTTATTCTTTTTGCAACATTTTGGAAACTAAACAGCTCCAACACTGACACCTACAGTAAGTGTGAAATTACCCCAGCATCCAATTTATTCAGATACATAACCATGAACCATGCTGAACTTACCGAAATAGGTGACAGCGAAACCTTCCAAAACGCAAGCCCAATTTCCAAGGAAAAAATACCCTTTGGCGTTAGTTAGAAAACTTATGGTTCCACCGGTGAGTGACACAAGGAAGTCAGCGAGAGATAAATTAACTATGATATAATTTAAGGGCTGTCTCAGTTGTTTGAACTTGTAAGTGGCCAACATAACAGTGAAATTttcaaagagagacagagatgttatAACAAACATCAAGGTAGCCAAAACTGCGAAATTCCAAGGTGCAAGATTTGTTATTGGACCAGTGAACGGATCAGCATGTGGTTTGTAGATCTCTGATGCCTCGGTATAAGAAACACCATTTACTGCTATTCTTAAAGTATCCATTGTCCATGTCCAAATAATTGCACGCGACCTTAAGAGTAATATTAATATTGCACTTGGGGGTTATGTAAAGGGTCTGAGATTTTGTGGTCCATATGTCTCATTTTCACAACTTAATTTGGACTCTCATCCTCGGAGTCGCGCGTAAAAAACATTCGTTTGAAAAAAATGACTGGATCAACAGCCATCGCTTGAAATCTTTAATAGACTACTTGTCATTGAGTAGGTTGAACTTCAGATCTTGATATCCGCATTTTGTATGAAATAACCTATTTTGGACCAAAGCGACGAATCCACAGTTATTCAGAGTTCAAAGATGACCAAAGTGAGC includes these proteins:
- the LOC118369549 gene encoding vertebrate ancient opsin, with protein sequence MDTLRIAVNGVSYTEASEIYKPHADPFTGPITNLAPWNFAVLATLMFVITSLSLFENFTVMLATYKFKQLRQPLNYIIVNLSLADFLVSLTGGTISFLTNAKGYFFLGNWACVLEGFAVTYFGIVAMWSLAVLSFERYFVICRPLGNVRLRGKHAALGLLFVWTFSFIWTIPPVFGWCSYTVSKIGTTCEPNWYSNNIWNHTYIITFFVTCFIMPLGVIIYCYGKLLQKLRKVSHGRLGNAKKPERQVSRMVVVMIVAYLVGWTPYAAFSIIVTACPTIYLDPRLAAAPAFFSKTAAVYNPVIYVFMNKQFRKCLIQLFTGKPAPENMNATSQRPGMTGESCTGGEMSAIAARIPVCGNAQPKNEEESPSECSSVAQLPIPENKVCPM